ATGTTCTCCGAGCCGGTGCGGCGGGAGGCGATGGAACGGGCCCGTGACAGCGGCGAACTGGCCTATTCCGGCAAGGTGGTCTTGGTACAGGAAACCAAAGCCGACGCACAGGCCGGCATGCTGGCTTACTTCCCGGTCTACCGCCACGGCCGCGTGCCGCAAACGGTGGAGCAACGCCGCGCCGCTTTGCAAGGTTGGGTGTATATCCCCTACCGGATGAACGATTTGCTCGGCGCCATTCTCGGTAAACAGTTGTCGGCGTTGCGGCTGGAAATTTTCGACGCCGACCGGCTCGATGGTGACGGCTTGTTATACGACAGCAACGACACATTGGATTTCCAGCAGCCGATCGCCGGCGGCGACCGCATCAGCTCGAACCGGCGCCTGGAGTTGGGCGGAAGGCATTGGACCTTGCGTTTTACCGAGCTGGACGGATTTCGCCGGACCAACAAGTTGGAGCCGCCCTGGCCGGAGTTTCTGGCGGCGGCGTTTATCAGTTTTTTGCCGGTTTTTTTCAGCGCAGCGTATATCAAGGCGCGGCGCAGCAGTCTGATTGCGGCGCACTTGACCGAATCCTTGAAGCAGAGCGAACGCCGCTTCCGCAGTTTGTTCGAAAACTCGCCGGTCGCTTACGCGGCGCTGGACCGGAGCGGCTGTCTGCTGGACGTCAATCCGCAGTTATGTGCGTTGCTGGATTATCCGCACGACGAATTGGTAGGCAAAAATTTATTCGATTTGCTGGCCGAGGACGCCGATAACGCACCGGATTTCGGGTTGAAACTGCAAATGCTGAACCATTACGGCGTGTTGGAGTGCGAACTGGCATTGCGCAGACGGTCCGGCGGCACCATCACGGTCATTCTCGACGGCCGCCTGCAAAGCCGAAAAACCGGGGGTGCCGTTATTCACTGTATTTTGACCAATATCACCGAGCGCAAACGCGCCGAGGACAAGTTACAGTTGGCGGCGCGGGTCTTCGCCGAGGCCCACGAGGGGATCACGATCACCGATGCCGACGGGACTATCATCGACGCCAATCCGACCTTTTGCGCGATTACCGGTTATCCGCGCGACGAGGTGATCGGCCGCAACCACAATTTCCTGAAATCCGGTAAACACGACGCCGAATTCTATAAAAATCTGTGGCAACTGTTGCAGACCGAGGGTTGTTGGCAGGGCGAAATATGGAACCGCAAAAAAAGCGGCGAGTTATACGTAGAATTGCTGACCATCTCGGCGATGCGTAACCCGAAAGGGGAGATCGTGAATTACGTCGGCTTGTTCTCCGATATCACCCAGTCGAAACTGCATCAACAGGCATTGGAAGAGATGGCGCACCACGATCCGCTGACGCATTTGCCGAATCGCACCTTGTTCAGCGACCGCTTTCAGCAAGCCATGGCGCGCTGC
Above is a window of Methylomonas koyamae DNA encoding:
- a CDS encoding sensor domain-containing diguanylate cyclase, coding for MEFSSVGKPSLARYRHYLPVLLVLSVAAGFLFFAWQALDRNHRQRLHEYFEFEVERIASNISERMALHALTLRSAAGVFAASDEVTRNDWREFVEMLELDQNHPGVQGVGYAQWIPAGQLPAHIAQIRAQGFPEYALSPDTPRAHYTSIVFLEPFSGRNLRAFGFDMFSEPVRREAMERARDSGELAYSGKVVLVQETKADAQAGMLAYFPVYRHGRVPQTVEQRRAALQGWVYIPYRMNDLLGAILGKQLSALRLEIFDADRLDGDGLLYDSNDTLDFQQPIAGGDRISSNRRLELGGRHWTLRFTELDGFRRTNKLEPPWPEFLAAAFISFLPVFFSAAYIKARRSSLIAAHLTESLKQSERRFRSLFENSPVAYAALDRSGCLLDVNPQLCALLDYPHDELVGKNLFDLLAEDADNAPDFGLKLQMLNHYGVLECELALRRRSGGTITVILDGRLQSRKTGGAVIHCILTNITERKRAEDKLQLAARVFAEAHEGITITDADGTIIDANPTFCAITGYPRDEVIGRNHNFLKSGKHDAEFYKNLWQLLQTEGCWQGEIWNRKKSGELYVELLTISAMRNPKGEIVNYVGLFSDITQSKLHQQALEEMAHHDPLTHLPNRTLFSDRFQQAMARCKRDNSMLGVVYMDLDGFKQINDNLGHDAGDQLLVEVAARLRAGLREDDTVCRLGGDEFAVLMCGVESKQQCVQALERIHQNVARTYRIGGRQVEIGISSGVTLYPFDPSNPDYLLRHADEAMYVAKQRGRDRFEFYQPDCSRESV